The proteins below are encoded in one region of Clostridium pasteurianum DSM 525 = ATCC 6013:
- the disA gene encoding DNA integrity scanning diadenylate cyclase DisA, giving the protein MNELRLKKDKELMGVLKMMAPGTPLREGLENILRAKTGGLIVLGDNSEILSIMDGGFKINSEYSPSYVYELAKMDGAIVLSSDLRKILSANVQLIPDSSIPTFETGTRHRTAHRVAKQTGNIVVAISQRRNVITIYKDDIKYVLRDSSIILGKANQALQTLEKYVSVLDRVVTNLNLLEFQDLATLFDVVTSIQRTEMVMRIVSEIERYICELGNEGRLISMQLNELAKNVEQDGMLLIRDYCEDDVDYKEVQKVIQSMNSDEFLDLDIISKLIGYQGVPLVDTLISPRGYRMINKIPRIPSNVIENLVKHFKELKAVMEASYEELDNVEGIGEARAKAIKNGLRRLREQFILNKQF; this is encoded by the coding sequence GTGAATGAATTAAGATTAAAAAAAGACAAAGAACTTATGGGTGTTTTAAAAATGATGGCACCAGGAACTCCATTAAGAGAAGGATTAGAAAATATTTTGAGGGCAAAGACTGGTGGATTAATAGTATTAGGTGATAATTCAGAAATTTTAAGTATAATGGATGGAGGATTTAAAATAAATTCAGAGTATAGTCCATCTTATGTATATGAATTAGCCAAAATGGATGGAGCCATAGTTTTAAGTTCGGATTTAAGAAAAATATTAAGTGCAAATGTTCAGCTTATACCAGATTCATCAATACCTACTTTTGAAACGGGAACAAGACATAGAACTGCACATAGGGTTGCAAAACAAACTGGGAATATAGTAGTAGCCATATCTCAGCGAAGGAATGTAATAACTATCTATAAAGATGATATAAAATATGTACTTAGAGATAGCAGTATTATATTAGGCAAAGCTAACCAGGCATTACAAACTCTTGAAAAATATGTATCGGTTTTAGATAGAGTTGTAACGAATTTAAACTTATTGGAATTTCAAGATTTAGCTACTCTTTTTGATGTAGTAACGTCCATTCAAAGAACAGAGATGGTTATGAGAATAGTATCAGAAATTGAGAGGTATATATGTGAACTTGGAAATGAAGGAAGACTTATTTCAATGCAGTTAAATGAATTGGCTAAAAATGTAGAGCAAGATGGAATGCTTCTTATAAGAGATTATTGTGAAGATGATGTTGATTATAAAGAAGTACAGAAAGTTATACAGAGTATGAATTCGGATGAATTTTTAGATTTAGACATAATATCAAAGCTAATAGGATATCAAGGAGTCCCATTGGTTGATACACTTATTTCCCCTAGAGGTTATAGAATGATAAATAAGATACCTAGAATACCAAGTAATGTAATAGAAAATTTAGTTAAACATTTTAAAGAATTAAAGGCTGTTATGGAAGCCTCTTATGAAGAGTTGGATAACGTAGAGGGAATAGGTGAAGCAAGAGCAAAGGCAATAAAAAATGGACTTAGGAGACTTAGAGAACAATTTATTTTAAATAAGCAATTTTGA
- the radA gene encoding DNA repair protein RadA has translation MPKNKTTFICQECGYESLKWMGKCPSCGNWNSFVEELAKSNKNNVFLDKNNESKCIVNIKSGEHERYDTDIKELNRVLGGGLVKGSLTLISGAPGIGKSTLLLQTANNIAEKYGKVLYVSGEESEEQIKMRSDRLGIISSNLFVFSEINMDIILNQIEQLKPIFVIIDSIQTIFKPSITSAPGSVSQVRECANEIMRTGKIKGISFFIVAHVTKQGELAGPRVLEHMVDSVLSFEGQRTEEFRILRTIKNRFGTTSEIGVFEMEEEGLVEVNNPSNVFLEETSFKQEGSIVIGIMEGTRPILVEIQALVSETKAIMPRRTAVGIDSSRLNLILAVLEKKLKISFYNCDVYVNVVGGLNITGTFADLGLALALISSVKGRSINIDRMIAIGEIGLTGEIRPISYCDRIVNEAEKMGFENIVIPKRNREKIKRNNINVIGVSSLREVINKVF, from the coding sequence ATGCCTAAAAATAAAACTACTTTTATATGTCAGGAATGTGGATATGAATCTTTGAAGTGGATGGGTAAGTGTCCTAGTTGCGGAAATTGGAATAGTTTTGTAGAGGAGTTAGCAAAATCAAATAAGAATAATGTATTTTTGGATAAAAATAATGAGTCTAAATGTATAGTTAATATAAAATCGGGAGAACATGAGAGATATGATACTGATATAAAAGAATTAAACAGGGTATTAGGTGGAGGTTTAGTAAAAGGATCATTAACATTAATTTCAGGAGCACCTGGTATTGGTAAGTCGACTTTATTGTTGCAAACGGCTAATAATATTGCTGAAAAATATGGAAAGGTATTATATGTATCAGGGGAAGAGTCCGAAGAGCAAATCAAAATGAGAAGCGATAGACTGGGTATAATCTCTAGTAATTTATTTGTTTTTTCTGAAATCAATATGGACATTATTCTAAATCAAATAGAACAATTAAAACCTATATTTGTTATTATTGATTCAATTCAAACAATTTTCAAACCTTCCATAACTTCTGCTCCGGGAAGTGTATCACAAGTTAGGGAATGTGCCAATGAAATAATGAGAACAGGTAAAATTAAGGGGATTTCTTTTTTTATAGTGGCGCATGTTACAAAGCAAGGTGAATTAGCTGGACCTAGAGTACTAGAACATATGGTTGATAGTGTTCTTTCTTTTGAGGGTCAGAGAACTGAAGAGTTTAGAATATTGAGGACTATAAAAAATCGTTTTGGGACTACTAGTGAAATTGGTGTTTTTGAAATGGAGGAGGAAGGTCTTGTAGAAGTAAATAATCCCTCTAATGTTTTTTTGGAAGAAACTAGTTTCAAACAAGAAGGATCTATTGTAATAGGAATTATGGAAGGAACTAGACCTATTCTAGTTGAAATTCAAGCTTTAGTAAGTGAAACCAAAGCTATTATGCCAAGAAGAACGGCTGTTGGTATTGATTCTTCAAGACTTAATTTGATACTAGCCGTATTAGAAAAAAAATTAAAAATATCTTTTTATAATTGTGATGTTTATGTTAATGTAGTTGGTGGTTTGAATATAACTGGAACTTTTGCTGATTTAGGATTAGCTCTGGCCTTAATTTCAAGTGTAAAAGGCAGAAGTATAAATATAGATAGAATGATAGCAATCGGAGAAATAGGACTTACAGGAGAAATAAGACCTATTTCATATTGTGATAGAATTGTAAATGAGGCAGAAAAAATGGGATTTGAAAATATCGTAATTCCTAAAAGAAATAGAGAAAAAATAAAAAGGAATAATATAAATGTAATTGGAGTATCTTCATTGAGAGAAGTTATAAATAAAGTATTTTAG
- a CDS encoding UvrB/UvrC motif-containing protein, with the protein MLCEMCKKKEATFFITKIVNGNKQQICLCENCAKEFDGFNVSGEIGIISPFSLQNILSGLMNYMTDTPNVYKESQVRCQNCGMTLDKFKKTGLLGCSECYKNFNSTVNPVIYRVQGKVEHVGKIPKKSGKGIIERKRIINLKEDLQKAIALENYEEAAKIRDKIRSLEDNK; encoded by the coding sequence ATGTTATGTGAAATGTGTAAAAAGAAAGAAGCTACTTTTTTTATAACTAAAATTGTAAATGGTAATAAACAACAAATCTGTTTATGTGAAAATTGTGCTAAAGAATTTGATGGATTTAATGTTTCAGGAGAAATAGGAATAATATCACCTTTTTCACTTCAAAATATACTAAGTGGACTTATGAATTATATGACTGATACCCCAAATGTCTATAAAGAGTCTCAGGTAAGATGTCAGAATTGTGGTATGACTTTAGATAAATTTAAAAAAACTGGATTATTGGGATGTAGTGAATGTTATAAAAATTTTAATTCTACTGTAAATCCAGTTATATATAGAGTACAAGGAAAAGTAGAACATGTTGGCAAAATACCTAAAAAATCTGGAAAGGGAATAATTGAAAGAAAGAGAATAATAAATTTAAAGGAAGATTTACAAAAAGCTATTGCTCTTGAAAATTATGAGGAAGCGGCAAAAATTAGAGATAAAATTAGGTCACTAGAAGATAATAAATAA
- the murD gene encoding UDP-N-acetylmuramoyl-L-alanine--D-glutamate ligase: protein MSRNFDDFKKFINNKKTAVVGIGISNRPLINFLLELGAEVTAFDKKTKDEIGDAVNEFTQRGVKLVLGKNYLDFLEGYKVIFKTPSMRIDSPALVKAKKSGAYITSEMEEFVKYCPAKIIGVTGSDGKTTTTTLIYNILKEEGYKTWVGGNIGTPLFANITDISEKDRVVLELSSFQLMTMDVSPQISVITNLSPNHLDIHKDMDEYVNAKKNIYRFQNKDDLLVVNRDNAITAYMINEAKGKVMEFSRKCRINNGAYFSDGKLYILQKFVCNKEDIIIKGMHNVENFLAAFCATVDDASIESMKKIATTFSGVEHRAEFVRELNGVKYYNDSIASSPTRTLASLRAFERKVILIAGGYDKNIPFEPLAEQGLSMIKKLILLGNTKDKIENTFSQVMNKRQMYIPIIKVNTLEEAINTAKNEASEGDIVTLSPSCASFDMFPNFEVRGNKFKEIVKKMK from the coding sequence ATGAGCAGAAATTTTGATGATTTTAAAAAGTTTATAAATAATAAAAAAACTGCAGTTGTAGGAATCGGTATAAGCAATAGACCTCTAATTAATTTTTTGTTAGAATTGGGAGCTGAAGTAACAGCTTTTGATAAAAAAACAAAAGATGAGATAGGTGATGCTGTTAATGAATTTACTCAAAGAGGAGTGAAATTGGTTCTCGGGAAAAATTATTTGGATTTTCTTGAAGGGTATAAAGTAATATTTAAAACTCCTTCTATGAGAATAGATAGTCCTGCATTGGTTAAAGCAAAAAAAAGTGGAGCATATATAACTTCCGAAATGGAAGAGTTCGTTAAATATTGCCCTGCTAAAATTATTGGAGTTACAGGAAGTGATGGTAAAACTACCACTACAACTTTGATATATAATATCCTTAAAGAAGAAGGTTACAAAACATGGGTGGGAGGAAATATAGGAACTCCATTATTTGCGAATATTACAGATATAAGTGAAAAGGATAGGGTAGTTTTGGAATTGTCAAGTTTTCAACTTATGACTATGGATGTATCTCCTCAAATATCTGTTATAACAAATTTAAGTCCAAATCACTTGGATATCCATAAGGATATGGATGAATATGTAAATGCAAAAAAAAATATATATAGATTTCAAAATAAAGATGATTTACTTGTAGTAAATAGAGATAATGCAATTACAGCTTACATGATAAATGAAGCAAAAGGAAAAGTTATGGAGTTTAGTAGAAAATGTAGAATAAATAATGGAGCATATTTTAGTGATGGGAAACTATATATATTACAAAAGTTCGTTTGCAATAAAGAAGATATAATAATAAAAGGAATGCATAATGTGGAGAACTTTTTAGCAGCTTTTTGTGCTACTGTAGATGATGCTAGTATTGAATCTATGAAAAAAATAGCAACTACATTTTCTGGTGTGGAGCATAGAGCTGAATTTGTAAGGGAACTTAATGGAGTTAAATATTATAATGATTCTATCGCTTCTAGTCCTACTAGAACATTAGCAAGTTTAAGAGCCTTTGAAAGGAAAGTTATATTAATTGCTGGTGGATATGATAAAAATATTCCTTTTGAACCGTTAGCTGAACAAGGACTAAGTATGATTAAAAAACTTATACTTTTAGGTAATACAAAAGATAAGATAGAAAACACATTTAGTCAAGTGATGAATAAAAGACAAATGTATATTCCTATAATTAAAGTTAATACATTAGAGGAAGCTATAAATACTGCCAAAAATGAAGCTAGCGAAGGTGATATAGTTACGCTTTCACCGTCTTGTGCAAGTTTTGATATGTTTCCTAATTTTGAAGTGAGAGGGAATAAATTTAAAGAAATTGTGAAAAAAATGAAATAG
- a CDS encoding CarD family transcriptional regulator has translation MLKVGENTFIAKYGAGIVTSMEDRELYGKTYNYIVITFVVNGMKFYIPKERISMYPIRELSSKDKINCALRIIEDDITEINSDWNKRYRGNRKKINTGNILKIAEVIRDLYYMKDKEVMPPGEEKILEEAENMLVGEIMLVFNLDLNTAYELIRKI, from the coding sequence ATGCTAAAAGTTGGTGAAAATACATTTATTGCTAAATACGGAGCTGGAATTGTCACTTCGATGGAAGATAGGGAATTATATGGTAAAACGTATAATTATATAGTTATAACTTTTGTAGTTAATGGTATGAAATTCTATATACCTAAAGAGAGAATAAGTATGTATCCTATAAGAGAGCTATCTAGTAAAGATAAAATAAATTGTGCCTTAAGAATAATAGAAGATGATATAACTGAGATAAATAGTGATTGGAATAAAAGGTATAGAGGAAATAGAAAAAAAATAAATACAGGGAATATATTGAAAATAGCTGAAGTTATAAGAGATTTATATTATATGAAAGATAAAGAAGTGATGCCCCCTGGAGAAGAAAAAATATTAGAGGAAGCGGAAAATATGTTAGTAGGAGAAATAATGTTAGTTTTTAATTTAGATTTAAATACGGCATATGAATTAATTAGAAAAATTTAA
- a CDS encoding ATP-dependent Clp protease ATP-binding subunit, with translation MFSNRFNERTEKVLFYAKEEAQMFQHGYIGTEHILLGILKEENGISKKILNNLGITIDAVRNLIAEYEGKGDVDLYRNEVPLTPRTKRLLEISALEATNLNHNYISPEHILLALIREGEGVAFTILGNLNADFDRLRKEILEKLAAGEGNVSNNKTSNSTNNSTPALNQFGRDLTLMAAEGKLDPVIGRDGETQRVLEILCRRTKNNPCLIGDPGVGKTAIAEGLAQRIVSGNIPEILKDKRVITLDISSMVAGSKYRGEFEERLKRVMTEIRNSGNVILFIDEIHTIIGAGGAEGAIDASNILKPSLARGEIQCIGATTIDEYRKYIEKDSALERRFQPVTVGEPSKEEAVLILKGLRDKYEAHHRVKITDDALEAAVNLSDRYITDRYLPDKAIDLIDEAGAKVRIENLTAPPDLKNQEEELEKTEKEKADAIRLQDFEKAARLRDKEKELKEKIEDFKKNWKNRKDVKNHIVAEAQIAAVVAKWANIPVEKLTEKESEKLLKLEEILHKRVIGQNEAVKSVSRAVRRARVGLKDPKRPIGSFIFLGPTGVGKTELSKALAEAMFGDENSIIRIDMSEYMEKHTVSRLIGSPPGYVGFDDGGQLTEKVRRKPYSVVLFDEIEKAHPDVFNILLQILEDGRLTDGKGKTVNFRNTIIILTSNVGASTIKKQKSLGFAVNNNEVEDEYEKMKENVMEELKRSFRPEFLNRIDDIIVFHQLLEEDLQEVVKLMLQSVSVRLSDQDINIKFTEEAEKLLAKKGFDPTYGARPLRRTITKIVEDKISEEILNGSLSKGDSVSVTVNDNKLEFSKA, from the coding sequence ATGTTTAGCAATAGGTTTAATGAAAGAACAGAAAAAGTATTGTTTTATGCTAAAGAAGAAGCTCAAATGTTTCAACATGGATATATAGGGACTGAGCACATACTTCTTGGTATATTAAAAGAAGAAAATGGAATATCAAAGAAGATACTTAATAATTTAGGTATAACAATTGATGCCGTAAGAAATTTAATTGCTGAATATGAAGGCAAAGGAGATGTGGATTTATATAGAAATGAAGTTCCATTAACTCCAAGGACTAAAAGGTTATTAGAAATTAGTGCCCTTGAAGCTACAAATTTAAATCACAATTATATAAGTCCAGAACATATACTGTTAGCTTTAATAAGAGAAGGAGAAGGCGTGGCCTTTACAATACTGGGAAATTTAAATGCTGATTTTGATAGATTAAGAAAAGAAATTTTAGAAAAATTAGCTGCTGGAGAGGGTAATGTTTCAAATAATAAGACTTCTAATTCAACAAATAATTCTACTCCTGCATTAAACCAATTTGGAAGAGATCTTACATTAATGGCTGCCGAGGGAAAGCTTGATCCAGTTATAGGAAGAGATGGTGAAACCCAGAGAGTTTTAGAGATACTTTGCAGAAGAACAAAAAATAATCCTTGCTTAATTGGTGATCCTGGTGTTGGTAAAACGGCTATAGCAGAAGGCCTAGCACAGAGAATTGTATCCGGGAATATTCCAGAAATATTAAAAGATAAAAGAGTAATTACTTTAGATATATCTTCTATGGTAGCTGGTTCAAAATATAGAGGTGAATTTGAAGAAAGGTTAAAAAGAGTTATGACTGAAATAAGAAACTCTGGAAATGTAATTCTTTTTATCGATGAAATTCATACTATAATTGGAGCTGGAGGTGCTGAGGGAGCTATAGACGCATCTAATATACTAAAACCTTCTTTGGCTAGAGGTGAAATACAATGTATTGGAGCTACAACTATTGATGAATATAGAAAATATATAGAAAAAGATTCTGCATTAGAAAGAAGATTTCAGCCAGTAACTGTTGGGGAACCATCTAAAGAAGAAGCTGTTCTTATATTAAAGGGCCTGAGAGATAAATATGAAGCTCATCATAGAGTTAAAATTACAGATGATGCTCTCGAAGCAGCAGTAAATTTATCAGATAGATATATTACAGATAGATATTTGCCGGATAAGGCAATAGATTTAATTGATGAGGCTGGAGCAAAAGTTAGAATAGAAAATCTTACTGCACCACCAGATTTAAAAAATCAAGAAGAAGAACTGGAAAAAACAGAAAAAGAAAAAGCAGATGCTATAAGATTACAGGATTTTGAGAAAGCTGCAAGGCTTAGAGATAAAGAGAAAGAATTAAAAGAAAAAATAGAGGATTTTAAAAAGAATTGGAAAAATAGAAAAGATGTGAAAAACCATATTGTAGCTGAAGCACAAATAGCTGCTGTAGTAGCAAAGTGGGCTAATATACCAGTTGAAAAGCTTACTGAAAAAGAATCAGAAAAATTATTAAAACTGGAAGAAATACTTCACAAGAGGGTAATAGGACAAAATGAGGCAGTAAAATCAGTGTCTAGAGCTGTAAGAAGAGCAAGAGTGGGATTGAAGGATCCAAAGCGACCTATAGGTTCATTTATATTTTTAGGACCAACAGGTGTAGGAAAAACAGAATTGTCAAAAGCTTTAGCAGAGGCTATGTTTGGTGATGAAAACAGTATAATTAGAATAGATATGTCTGAATACATGGAAAAACATACTGTTTCAAGATTAATTGGATCACCTCCAGGATATGTAGGCTTTGATGACGGCGGACAGTTAACAGAAAAAGTTAGAAGAAAGCCATATTCAGTAGTACTATTTGATGAAATAGAAAAAGCTCATCCAGATGTATTTAATATTTTACTTCAGATTCTTGAGGATGGAAGATTAACAGATGGTAAAGGAAAAACTGTTAATTTCAGAAATACAATAATAATCTTGACATCAAATGTGGGGGCTTCAACTATTAAAAAACAGAAATCCTTAGGATTTGCTGTGAATAATAATGAAGTAGAAGATGAATATGAAAAAATGAAAGAAAATGTTATGGAAGAATTAAAGAGGTCTTTTAGACCGGAATTCTTAAATAGAATTGATGACATAATTGTATTCCATCAACTTTTAGAAGAAGATTTACAGGAAGTTGTGAAACTTATGTTACAATCTGTAAGTGTTAGATTGAGTGATCAGGATATCAATATTAAGTTTACAGAAGAGGCAGAAAAGCTATTAGCTAAAAAAGGATTTGATCCGACTTATGGAGCAAGACCTCTAAGAAGAACTATAACAAAGATAGTTGAAGATAAAATATCAGAAGAAATATTAAATGGATCACTTAGTAAGGGAGATAGTGTTTCAGTTACTGTTAATGACAATAAGTTGGAATTTTCTAAAGCTTAA
- a CDS encoding protein arginine kinase, protein MQNWLKCDDSPDNLVISSRIRLARNIKNEPFPDSLDANKAREIVNHVEDAFFTSSHINNEFKSIHLWDYDKIYNKSFIEKHLVSNKLIDNKDKSAFIVDSNETVSIMINEEDHIRLQCISSGFNLEEILNYSNKFDDLLEEKIEYAFDEKLGYLTACPTNVGTGLRASVMIHLPVLTMNNQINGVLNALTQVGMTIRGLYGEGSGAYGNLYQISNQTTLGISEEDILSNLKAVVNQLINQEKLSREQALNKYNYELEDKIFRSLGILKSARIMDSKECLKLLSDVRMGVEMGIIKEINKNLLNDLLVNTQSATLSIIYENKLNEKDLNIKRADYIRKKLN, encoded by the coding sequence ATGCAGAATTGGTTAAAATGTGATGATAGCCCTGATAATTTAGTTATAAGTAGTAGAATAAGATTGGCTAGAAACATTAAAAATGAACCATTTCCAGATAGTCTTGATGCAAATAAAGCTAGAGAAATTGTAAATCATGTAGAAGATGCCTTTTTTACATCTTCTCATATAAATAATGAGTTTAAGAGTATACATTTATGGGATTATGATAAAATTTACAATAAATCTTTTATAGAAAAACATCTAGTTAGTAATAAATTGATAGATAATAAAGATAAGTCGGCTTTTATTGTAGATAGTAATGAAACAGTTAGTATTATGATAAATGAAGAAGATCATATAAGATTGCAATGTATAAGTTCTGGGTTTAATCTAGAAGAAATTTTAAATTATTCAAATAAATTTGATGATCTTTTAGAAGAAAAGATAGAATATGCTTTTGATGAAAAATTAGGATATTTAACAGCTTGTCCTACGAATGTTGGAACTGGACTTAGGGCCTCAGTAATGATACATTTGCCTGTTCTTACGATGAATAATCAAATTAATGGAGTATTGAATGCATTAACTCAAGTTGGAATGACAATTAGAGGTTTATATGGAGAAGGTTCTGGAGCATATGGTAATTTATATCAAATTTCTAACCAAACAACACTTGGAATAAGTGAAGAAGATATTTTATCAAACTTAAAAGCAGTTGTAAATCAACTTATTAATCAAGAAAAACTTTCAAGAGAACAAGCACTAAATAAATATAATTATGAATTAGAGGATAAAATATTTAGATCATTAGGTATTTTAAAATCTGCTAGAATTATGGATTCAAAAGAATGCTTAAAGTTATTGTCCGATGTAAGGATGGGAGTGGAAATGGGAATTATTAAAGAAATAAATAAAAATTTACTTAATGACTTGCTAGTAAACACTCAATCCGCTACACTTAGTATTATATATGAAAATAAACTAAATGAAAAAGACTTAAACATAAAAAGAGCAGATTATATTAGAAAAAAATTAAATTAG
- a CDS encoding glycine--tRNA ligase yields MSFEKTMDKIVSLAKNRGFIFPGSDIYGGLANSWDYGPLGVELKNNVKKTWWKKFIQESSYNVGIDCAILMNSEVWVASGHVGGFSDPLMDCKDCKSRFRADKLVEEHMAEQGIDDVSADGFTNEELKDYIEKNNIVCPKCGKSNFTDIRKFNLMFKTFQGVTEDAKSEIFLRPETAQGIFVNFKNVQRSSRKKVPFGIGQIGKAFRNEITPGNFTFRTREFEQMELEFFCKPGTDLEWFNYWKDYSFNFLLNLGANKENLRIRDHSPEELVFYSKATSDIEYKFPFGWGELWGIADRTDYDLTKHMDHSGEDLNYLDPSTNEKYIPYVIEPSLGADRVTLAFLVDAYDEEELEGGETRTVLHLHPALAPFKAAILPLSKKLSDKSMEVYDKLSKTFNVDYDEAGSIGKRYRREDEIGTPYCITIDFDTLEDESVTVRDRDTMKQVRIKIEDLEKFIEDKLSF; encoded by the coding sequence ATGTCTTTTGAAAAAACAATGGATAAGATAGTTTCACTTGCAAAAAATAGAGGATTTATATTTCCTGGGTCTGATATATATGGAGGATTGGCAAATTCTTGGGATTATGGTCCTTTAGGAGTTGAACTTAAAAATAATGTGAAAAAAACTTGGTGGAAAAAATTTATACAAGAAAGTTCCTATAATGTTGGAATTGATTGTGCTATACTCATGAATAGTGAGGTGTGGGTAGCCTCAGGTCATGTTGGTGGATTTTCGGACCCACTTATGGATTGTAAAGATTGTAAATCAAGATTTAGAGCTGATAAACTTGTAGAAGAGCATATGGCAGAACAAGGCATAGATGATGTAAGTGCTGATGGTTTTACAAATGAAGAGTTAAAGGATTATATAGAGAAAAACAACATAGTTTGTCCTAAATGTGGTAAAAGTAATTTTACTGATATAAGAAAATTTAACTTAATGTTTAAAACATTTCAGGGAGTTACAGAAGATGCTAAATCTGAAATATTTTTGAGACCGGAAACAGCTCAGGGGATATTTGTAAATTTTAAAAATGTTCAAAGAAGCTCAAGAAAAAAAGTTCCTTTTGGTATAGGTCAAATTGGTAAGGCTTTTAGAAATGAAATTACACCTGGGAATTTTACTTTTAGAACAAGAGAGTTTGAACAGATGGAATTGGAGTTTTTCTGCAAGCCAGGAACTGATTTAGAGTGGTTCAATTATTGGAAAGATTATAGCTTTAACTTTTTATTGAATTTAGGTGCTAATAAGGAAAACTTAAGAATTAGAGATCATTCCCCAGAAGAATTGGTTTTTTATAGTAAGGCAACTTCTGATATAGAATATAAATTCCCTTTTGGATGGGGAGAATTATGGGGAATAGCAGATAGAACTGATTATGACTTAACTAAGCATATGGATCATTCAGGAGAAGACTTAAACTACTTGGATCCATCTACTAATGAAAAATATATACCTTATGTTATTGAACCATCATTAGGAGCAGATAGAGTGACATTGGCATTTTTAGTAGATGCTTATGATGAAGAAGAGCTTGAAGGTGGAGAGACAAGAACTGTTCTACATTTACATCCAGCTTTAGCACCATTTAAAGCAGCAATACTTCCGCTTAGTAAGAAACTTTCAGATAAATCTATGGAAGTATATGATAAATTAAGTAAAACATTTAATGTGGATTATGATGAAGCTGGAAGTATAGGTAAAAGATATAGAAGAGAAGATGAGATAGGAACTCCTTATTGTATAACTATAGATTTTGATACTCTAGAGGATGAGTCTGTTACTGTCAGAGATAGAGACACTATGAAGCAAGTAAGAATAAAAATAGAAGATTTAGAAAAATTTATAGAAGATAAATTGAGTTTTTAG
- a CDS encoding CtsR family transcriptional regulator → MIRLSDIIESFIKEMMAEADKNELEIQRNELANQFSCAPSQINYVLTTRFTTEKGYYIESKRGGGGCIRIKKIEYIENKPLADVIIEKIGNNITYSKGVQIIEALKDADIISNREVNILKLAINDRTLSIVNDLRNKVRAEILKATIVAIML, encoded by the coding sequence ATGATAAGGCTATCTGACATTATAGAAAGTTTTATAAAAGAAATGATGGCAGAAGCAGATAAAAATGAATTGGAAATACAGCGAAATGAATTAGCTAATCAATTTAGTTGTGCACCTTCTCAGATAAATTATGTATTAACGACGAGATTTACTACGGAGAAAGGATATTATATTGAAAGTAAGCGAGGTGGGGGAGGATGTATTCGTATAAAAAAAATAGAATACATCGAAAATAAACCGCTTGCCGATGTTATTATAGAAAAGATAGGTAATAACATAACTTATAGTAAAGGAGTACAAATTATTGAAGCTTTAAAAGATGCAGATATTATATCCAATAGAGAAGTAAATATATTAAAATTAGCTATAAATGATAGGACTTTGTCAATAGTTAATGATTTAAGAAATAAGGTCAGAGCTGAAATTTTAAAAGCTACTATAGTGGCTATAATGTTGTAG